Proteins from one Hoplias malabaricus isolate fHopMal1 chromosome 2, fHopMal1.hap1, whole genome shotgun sequence genomic window:
- the zgc:136908 gene encoding transitional endoplasmic reticulum ATPase, whose protein sequence is MASVAVSKGAEDYSTAILKQKSRPNRLIVDEATNEDNSIVCLSQAKMEELQLFRGDTVVLRGRKRRQTVCIVLTDDTCADERVRMNRVTRNNLRVRLGDVISIQACPDVKYGKRIHVLPIDDTIEGLTGNLFEVFLKPYFLEAYRPVHKGDIFLVRGGMRAVEFKVVETDPTPHCIVAPDTIIHCEGEPIKREDEEENLNDVGYDDIGGCRKQLAQIKEMVELPLRHPGLFKAIGVKPPRGILLYGPPGTGKTLVARAVANETGAFFFLINGPEIMSKLAGESESNLRKAFEEAEKNAPAIIFIDELDAIAPKREKTHGEVERRIVSQLLTLMDGLKQRVHVVVMAATNRPNSVDPALRRFGRFDREIDIGIPDSTGRLEILQIHTKNMKLADDVDLERISMDTHGHVGSDLAALCSEAALQAIRKKMTLIDLEDETIDADLLNSLAVTMDDFRWALSQSNPSALRETVVEVPQVNWEDIGGLDEVKRELQELVQYPVEYPDKFLKFGMTPSRGVLFYGPPGCGKTLLAKAIANECQANFVSIKGPELLTMWFGESEANVRDVFDKARQAAPCILFFDELDSIAKSRGGGAGDAGGAADRVINQILTEMDGMTNKKNVFIIGATNRPDIIDSAILRPGRLDQLIYIPLPDMPSRTAILRANLRKSPVAKDVDLSYLSRITEGFSGADLTEICQRACKLAIREAIEAEIKAERERQRRKDPAMVSDDDYDPVPEIRKDHFEEAMRFARRSVSDNDIRKYEMFAQTLQQSRGFGNFRFPSSSQSGGGQGSGQGSGGHYRDEGDDDLYQ, encoded by the exons ATGGCTAGCGTAGCTGTTAGTAAAGGT GCGGAGGATTACTCCACCGCGATACTGAAGCAGAAGAGCAGACCCAACAGGCTGATAGTAGATGAAGCCACCAATGAGGACAACAGCATTGTGTGCCTCTCtcag gctaagatggaggagctgcaGCTGTTTCGAGGGGATACTGTGGTCCTGCGAGGTCGTAAGCGCCGTCAGACCGTCTGCATCGTCTTGACAGACGACACTTGTGCAGACGAGCGTGTGCGCATGAATCGCGTCACGCGGAACAACCTGCGCGTGCGCCTCGGGGATGTCATCAG taTCCAAGCCTGTCCAGATGTTAAATATGGGAAACGCATTCACGTTCTGCCCATTGACGACACCATTGAGGGATTGACCGGGAACCTGTTTGAGGTTTTCCTCAAGCCTTACTTCCTAGAGGCCTACAGACCTGTTCACAAAG GTGATATATTCCTGGTTAGAGGGGGGATGAGAGCAGTTGAATTTAAGGTTGTGGAGACAGACCCCACACCTCACTGTATCGTTGCCCCAGATACAATCATCCACTGTGAGGGAGAGCCAATCAAACGTGAG GACGAGGAGGAGAATCTGAACGATGTGGGTTACGATGATATCGGAGGTTGTCGTAAACAGCTGGCTCAGATCAAAGAGATGGTGGAACTTCCTCTGAGACACCCAGGACTTTTCAAAGCCATCGGAGTCAAG CCACCTCGTGGTATTCTCCTTTATGGACCCCCTGGTACGGGGAAGACTTTAGTGGCCCGAGCTGTAGCTAATGAAACAGGAGCATTCTTCTTCCTTATCAACG GTCCGGAGATCATGAGTAAACTGGCAGGAGAATCAGAGAGCAACCTCAGGAAGGCCTTTGAGGAGGCGGAGAAGAACGCTCCAGCCATCATCTTCATTGACGAGCTGGATGCAATCGCTCCCAAGCGAGAGAAG ACCCACGGTGAGGTAGAGCGGCGGATAGTCTCTCAGTTGCTCACCCTGATGGACGGCCTGAAGCAGCGGGTTCACGTTGTGGTGATGGCAGCGACTAACAGACCCAACAGTGTGGACCCGGCTTTACGTCGCTttg GTCGTTTTGATCGTGAGATTGACATCGGGATCCCAGACTCCACTGGACGCCTGGAGATCCTCCAGATTCACACCAAGAACATGAAGCTGGCCGACGACGTCGACCTTGAGAGG ATCTCCATGGACACTCACGGCCACGTGGGGTCAGATCTGGCCGCTCTGTGCTCTGAGGCGGCTCTGCAGGCCATCAGGAAGAAAATGACCCTCATTGACCTGGAGGACGAGACCATCGACGCAGACCTGCTCAACTCCCTTGCAGTCACCATGGACGACTTCagg tGGGCTCTCAGTCAGAGTAACCCCTCTGCTTTGAGGGAGACGGTGGTGGAGGTTCCTCAGGTGAACTGGGAGGACATTGGAGGACTGGACGAAGTGAAAAGGGAGCTTCAAGAGCTTgtacag TATCCAGTGGAGTACCCCGACAAGTTCCTGAAGTTTGGGATGACCCCGTCCAGAGGAGTGCTGTTCTATGGACCCCCCGGATGCGGGAAGACCCTTCTCGCCAAAGCCATCGCCAATGAGTGCCAGGCCAACTTTGTGTCCATTAAAG GCCCAGAGCTACTGACCATGTGGTTCGGAGAATCAGAGGCTAACGTCCGAGATGTGTTTGATAAG GCTCGTCAAGCTGCTCCGTGTATCCTGTTCTTTGATGAGCTAGACTCCATCGCTAAGTCACGAGGGGGTGGGGCTGGGGACGCTGGAGGAGCAGCTGATCGAGTCATCAACCAAATCCTCACTGAAATGGATGGAATGACCAACAAGAAAAATGTCTTCATCATCGGAGCGACTAATAG gccTGATATTATTGATTCTGCGATTTTGCGTCCAGGGCGTTTGGATCAGTTGATTTATATTCCTTTACCAGACATGCCGTCGCGAACCGCCATCCTCAGAGCCAACCTCCGCAAATCACCTGTGGCTAAA GATGTGGACCTGTCATATCTGTCCCGGATCACAGAGGGGTTCTCTGGTGCTGATCTGACGGAGATTTGTCAGAGAGCTTGTAAACTGGCCATCAGAGAGGCCATCGAGGCTGAGATcaaagctgagagagagagacagaggaggaaaGACCCTGCcatggtcagt gatgaTGATTATGACCCTGTTCCTGAGATAAGGAAGGATCATTTTGAGGAGGCCATGCGTTTTGCCCGTCGCTCTGTCAGTGACAATGACATCAGAAAATATGAGATGTTCGCTCAGACACTGCAGCAGAGCCGCGGCTTCGGCAActtcag GTTCCCCTCCAGCTCACAGTCCGGTGGAGGTCAGGGTTCAGGTCAGGGCTCTGGGGGTCACTACAGAGACGAAGGAGATGACGACCTCTACCAGTAA
- the ndufb7 gene encoding NADH dehydrogenase [ubiquinone] 1 beta subcomplex subunit 7, which produces MGSHLVRSYITERDTTPDPRAASKHDPEFGFQHRTERVPVATQEQMNLAMLPVEQRDYCAHHLLKLMKCKRDNFPNFLACKHERHDWDYCEHQDYVMRMKEYERERRLNLRKKRIEAQAA; this is translated from the exons ATGGGCTCTCACCTGGTGAGGAGTTATATCACAGAGAGGGACACGACTCCGGACCCGCGGGCTGCGTCTAAACACGACCCAGAATTCGGCTTCCAACACAGGACCGAGAGAG TGCCTGTGGCCACTCAGGAGCAGATGAACCTGGCCATGCTGCCAGTGGAGCAGAGGGACTACTGCGCCCACCACCTGCTCAAACTCATGAAGTGTAAAAGAGACAATTTCCCCAACTTCCTCGCCTGCAAGCACGAGAGACATGACTGGGACTACTGTGAACACCAGGA ttaCGTGATGAGGATGAAGGAGTACGAGCGAGAGAGAAGGCTGAACCTGAGGAAGAAGAGGATTGAAGCACAGGCTGCATAA